Proteins from one Triticum aestivum cultivar Chinese Spring chromosome 7A, IWGSC CS RefSeq v2.1, whole genome shotgun sequence genomic window:
- the LOC123152060 gene encoding uncharacterized protein produces MAAEQQHSPALALPGGRYPDDLLSLELPSDPGPTPQRPHDTREEEEEEEGEPLDISIRDYLLGTSEPPVIRWEEFDIDDPEYTSEDDEHALATDDEETNCPGKNFPRKEARRVDAAWMEAYTKGNIEYQRMCNEILASGDENALLPACPLKVFPEASGLCIRRDHCHHREYKTHVTSSTKSTLGYRDPGKMIQIFGLKVTCSEPYPASVYGVVAIRDDLEPLRNPVFNRPCRDDALVIDQDSLALPLCSPCRGMYIWEKALLEVDLWEKCEGDGSSDKRLLLAYAEIEGQYDLDLMIDGQITGDRCSLVMDYLLLAGSVEVVIQVFAKVEHPHHLRFAAYIGGFAREIVLFDGEFSGDEKLLQHVVAVKAKGKLDVCLELEESLFWWTFEQRAVGAVRSPDDSVLKYGQFDVRVLFAPKDFTVVG; encoded by the exons ATGGCCGCGGAGCAGCAACACTCTCctgcccttgcccttcccggcgGCCGCTACCCCGACGATCTGCTCAGCCTCGAGCTCCCCTCAGATCCCGGTCCCACGCCCCAGCGTCCCCATGATacacgcgaggaggaggaggaagaagagggggagcCTCTCGACATTAGCATACGTGACTACCTGCTGGGCA CTTCAGAGCCACCTGTCATCCGCTGGGAAGAGTTCGACATCGATGATCCCGAGTACACAAGCGAGGACGACGAGCATGCACTGGCGACGGACGACGAGGAGACGAATTGCCCAG GGAAGAACTTCCCCAGGAAAGAAGCAAGGCGAGTGGACGCAGCGTGGATGGAGGCATACACCAAAGGGAACATTGAATACCAGAGGATGTGTAATGAGATTCTAGCGAGTGGAGATGAGAATGCCCTTCTCCCCGCTTGTCCTCTCAAAGTGTTCCCTGAGGCGTCAGGCCTGTGCATCAGGAGGGATCACTGCCACCACCGTGAATACAAAACCCATGTTACTTCCAGCA CTAAATCAACTCTTGGGTATCGTGATCCGGGGAAGATGATACAGATCTTTGGACTGAAAGTAACTTGCTCTGAGCCCTATCCGGCTAGTGTCTATGGAGTAGTTGCTATCCGGGATGACTTGGAGCCACTACGGAATCCTGTCTTTAACCGTCCCTGCAGAGACGACGCTCTCGTGATTGACCAG GATTCCCTTGCATTGCCTCTTTGTAGCCCTTGTCGTGGAATGTACATATGGGAGAAGGCATTACTAGAAGTCGATCTTTGGGAAAAGTGCGAAGGAGATGGATCATCCGACAAGCGATTACTTCTTGCGTATGCTGAGATTGAGGGGCAGTATGATTTAGATTTGATGATAGATGGGCAGATAACAGGCGACCGTTGCAGCCTGGTCATGGACTACCTGTTGCTTGCAGGGAGTGTGGAGGTTGTGATACAGGTCTTTGCAAAGGTTGAGCACCCTCACCATCTGCGATTCGCCGCATACATCGGTGGCTTTGCTCGTGAGATTGTGCTGTTTGATGGCGAGTTCTCTGGTGACGAGAAGCTGCTCCAGCATGTCGTCGCGGTGAAGGCCAAGGGGAAACTGGATGTTTGCTTGGAACTGGAGGAATCGCTGTTTTGGTGGACTTTTGAGCAAAGAGCTGTTGGAGCTGTTAGGTCTCCTGACGATTCGGTGTTGAAGTATGGCCAATTCGATGTGAGGGTGCTTTTTGCTCCCAAGGACTTCACTGTGGTTGGCTGA